A genome region from Arachis duranensis cultivar V14167 chromosome 8, aradu.V14167.gnm2.J7QH, whole genome shotgun sequence includes the following:
- the LOC127741071 gene encoding uncharacterized protein LOC127741071 isoform X1, with the protein MLLVWAWERVSCIAPIPRQTLPPVEIPVAMRWSHSAWTTAWLSKTAARFRQDIYYMDEGDKAEKFIAIQSLQIVKEIQTQSDKGGKLRQRSHLWGDCKLERRVFMSLGNASSFL; encoded by the exons ATGTTGTTAGTTTGGGCATGGGAGCGAGTATCATGTATTGCGCCCATACCGAGACAGACCCTTCCACCGGTTGAGATACCAGTTGCCATGAG GTGGAGTCATTCGGCATGGACTACAGCGTGGTTATCAAAGACTGCAGCAAGATTTAGGCAGGATATATACTACATGGATGAG GGAGATAAGGCAGAGAAGTTTATTGCAATCCAAAGTCTCCAGATAGTCAAAGAAATACAGACACAAAGTGATAAGGGAGGGAAGCTGAGGCAGCGAAGCCACCTTTGGGGAGACTGTAAATTGGAGAGAAGAGTATTCATGTCACTTGGCAATGCTTCCAGCTTTTTGTAA
- the LOC127741071 gene encoding uncharacterized protein LOC127741071 isoform X2 — translation MLLVWAWERVSCIAPIPRQTLPPVEIPVAMRWSHSAWTTAWLSKTAARFRQDIYYMDEFEWRPYEGLIIPEELHEHLEVYDIVAPFIV, via the exons ATGTTGTTAGTTTGGGCATGGGAGCGAGTATCATGTATTGCGCCCATACCGAGACAGACCCTTCCACCGGTTGAGATACCAGTTGCCATGAG GTGGAGTCATTCGGCATGGACTACAGCGTGGTTATCAAAGACTGCAGCAAGATTTAGGCAGGATATATACTACATGGATGAG TTTGAGTGGCGGCCGTACGAAGGATTGATCATACCTGAGGAGTTACATGAACACCTTGAGGTGTATGACATCGTTGCTCCGTTTATCGTTTGA
- the LOC107462852 gene encoding protein ALP1-like yields the protein MKVIACLILHFELMNDLMVKLLMICYILIILQLKKKKRKWNDSYSRQVIRDVSVDRIIYFSDLACIENTRMDRCAFHALCNMLKRVGRLEPSRNMGVEEMVAMFLHIIAHDVKIRVIKRQFVRSEETISRRFNDVLLAILRCHNLLLKKPQPFSQDRMDERWKWFKDCLGALDGTHIKVNVLEADKPRYRNRKGDITTNVLGVVAPDMQFIYVLAGWEGSAADSRVLRDALFRNGFSVPQGHYYLCDAGYMNCEGFLAPYRGQKYHLSEFNPHNQPSTAQEFFNMKHSQARNVIERAFGVLKARWGILRGRSFYPIKTQGRIITACCLLHNHIRRVMVVDPIDEIEDQNILGVDGETIHHIETSDAWGRWRNQLAQEMWNQWRRRHHAR from the exons ATGAAAGTTATTGCCTGCTTGATTTTACATTTCGAATTAATGAATGACCTTATGGTTAAGTTGTTGATGATTTGctatattttgattatattgcaattgaaaaaaaagaaaagaaaatggaatgaTAGTTATAGTAGGCAAGTAATAAGAGATGTTAGTGTTgatagaattatttattttagtgatCTAGCATGTATAGAAAACACAAGAATGGATAGATGTGCTTTTCATGCATTGTGTAACATGCTTAAAAGGGTTGGAAGGTTAGAACCAAGTAGGAATATGGGTGTGGAAGAAATGGTTGCCATGTTTTTACATATTATAGCACATGACGTCAAAATTAGAGTAATAAAGAGACAATTTGTGAGATCTGAAGAAACAATTAGTAGGAGGTTTAATGATGTATTGCTTGCTATTTTGAGATGTCATAATCTCTTATTGAAGAAACCTCAACCATTTAGCCAGGATAGAATGGATGAACGATGGAAATGGTTTAAG GATTGCCTAGGAGCCTTAGATGGTACTCATATCAAAGTCAATGTCCTTGAGGCTGACAAGCCTAGATATCGAAACAGAAAAGGTGACATAACAACCAATGTGCTTGGAGTGGTTGCTCCCGATATGCAATTTATCTACGTACTGGCGGGTTGGGAGGGTTCAGCTGCGGATTCTAGGGTATTGCGAGATGCACTATTTCGCAATGGGTTTAGTGTTCCCCAAG GTCATTATTACTTATGTGATGCTGGATACATGAATTGTGAAGGATTTTTGGCACCTTATAGAGGACAAAAATATCATTTGAGTGAGTTTAATCCACATAATCAACCTAGTACAGCTCAAGAGTTTTTTAATATGAAACACTCACAAGCAAGGAATGTCATTGAAAGGGCATTTGGAGTATTGAAAGCAAGATGGGGAATTTTGAGGGGAAGATCATTTTATCCTATTAAGactcaaggaagaattataacTGCTTGTTGCCTTTTGCATAATCATATTAGAAGAGTGATGGTTGTGGATCCTATTGATGAGATAGAAGATCAAAATATACTTGGAGTAGATGGTGAGACGATCCACCATATTGAGACGAGTGATGCTTGGGGTAGATGGAGAAATCAACTTGCACAAGAAATGTGGAACCAATGGAGGAGAAGACATCACGCTCGataa